In the Clostridium beijerinckii genome, one interval contains:
- a CDS encoding bifunctional 3,4-dihydroxy-2-butanone-4-phosphate synthase/GTP cyclohydrolase II yields the protein MFNSIEEALKDIKEGKMIIIVDDEGRENEGDLVIPAELANGENINFMIKYARGLVCTPVEEEIAVKLGLNPMVEKNTDNHETAFTVSIDHKDTTTGISAFERAYTINKLVTASEGDDFRRPGHVFPLIAKNGGVFERIGHTEASVDLAKLAGFKGAAVICEIVKDDGTMARRDDLIKFAKEHNLKIVTIADLVKYRKEEHLSVVMETEANLPTKYGNFKVLAFKEKDSSKCHLALVKGDIKNNDEPILVRVHSECLTGDALGSRKCDCGEQYEASMRMIAKEDSGILLYMRQEGRGIGLLNKLKAYALQDEGLDTVDANLALGFREDMRDYKTSADMLKILGIKNVRLITNNPDKIEGLEKNDIKVSERVSIQMPLNENDEFYLKTKKERMNHLLNI from the coding sequence ATGTTTAATAGTATAGAAGAGGCATTAAAGGATATTAAAGAAGGGAAAATGATAATAATTGTAGATGACGAGGGAAGAGAAAATGAAGGAGATTTAGTAATTCCAGCAGAACTGGCTAATGGAGAAAATATTAATTTTATGATTAAGTACGCGAGGGGACTTGTTTGTACGCCAGTGGAAGAAGAAATTGCAGTGAAACTTGGATTAAATCCAATGGTTGAAAAAAATACGGACAACCATGAAACTGCTTTTACAGTATCCATAGATCATAAGGATACGACAACAGGCATATCAGCATTTGAAAGAGCTTATACAATAAACAAACTTGTAACTGCAAGTGAAGGCGATGACTTTAGACGACCAGGCCATGTATTTCCTTTGATAGCTAAGAATGGCGGAGTATTTGAGAGGATTGGACATACAGAGGCATCGGTAGATTTGGCAAAGCTTGCAGGATTTAAAGGTGCGGCAGTTATATGTGAAATAGTAAAAGACGATGGAACAATGGCAAGGCGTGATGATTTGATAAAGTTTGCTAAGGAGCATAACTTAAAGATAGTTACTATAGCTGATCTAGTTAAATACAGAAAAGAAGAACATTTAAGTGTCGTTATGGAAACGGAAGCTAATCTTCCAACTAAGTATGGGAATTTTAAAGTACTCGCATTTAAAGAAAAAGATTCCTCAAAATGTCATTTGGCTTTAGTCAAAGGAGATATTAAAAATAATGATGAACCAATACTTGTTAGAGTTCATTCTGAATGTTTAACTGGAGATGCTCTAGGATCTAGAAAATGCGATTGTGGAGAACAATATGAAGCTTCGATGAGAATGATAGCAAAAGAGGACTCAGGAATACTTCTGTATATGAGACAGGAAGGAAGAGGAATTGGCCTTTTAAATAAATTGAAAGCATATGCACTTCAAGATGAGGGATTGGATACAGTAGATGCAAATTTAGCTCTAGGATTTAGAGAAGACATGAGAGATTACAAAACAAGTGCTGACATGCTTAAGATTTTAGGGATAAAGAATGTTAGATTAATTACTAATAACCCAGATAAAATAGAAGGATTAGAAAAAAATGATATAAAAGTTTCAGAAAGAGTTTCAATACAAATGCCTTTGAATGAAAATGATGAATTTTATTTAAAGACTAAAAAAGAAAGAATGAATCATTTGCTAAATATTTGA
- the ribE gene encoding 6,7-dimethyl-8-ribityllumazine synthase: MNIFEGNLVSEGLKFGIVVGRFNEFIGGKLLEGAIDGLKRHGVKEEDIDIAWVPGAFEIPLIAKKMAKSPKYDGVICLGAVIKGSTSHYDYVCSEVSKGIASVSLESGKPVIFGVLTTNTIEQAIERAGTKAGNKGYESAVSAIEMANLINTIG, from the coding sequence ATGAATATATTTGAAGGAAATTTAGTTTCAGAAGGATTAAAATTTGGGATAGTAGTAGGAAGATTTAATGAATTTATTGGAGGAAAACTTTTAGAAGGCGCAATAGACGGATTAAAGAGACATGGTGTGAAAGAAGAAGATATCGATATTGCATGGGTACCAGGTGCCTTTGAAATCCCACTAATTGCTAAAAAGATGGCTAAGAGCCCTAAATACGATGGAGTAATATGTTTAGGAGCAGTAATAAAAGGATCTACATCACATTATGACTATGTTTGCTCAGAAGTATCCAAGGGAATTGCAAGTGTTTCTCTTGAAAGTGGAAAGCCAGTAATTTTTGGTGTTCTTACAACAAATACTATAGAACAAGCAATTGAAAGAGCGGGAACTAAAGCTGGTAATAAAGGATATGAAAGTGCAGTTTCAGCTATCGAAATGGCGAATCTAATTAATACAATAGGATAA
- a CDS encoding LacI family DNA-binding transcriptional regulator, protein MATIKEIASIAEVSIATVSRVLNFDETLNVSDATREKILKIADELDYVSAKTKKAKNKKSKDIGIIYWYNYEEELGDPYYLSIRLAAEKKCNENNFNLVKLSEDSSIEDVKNVSGIIAIGKFSSSIIDKLASANDNIVFVDFSPDENKFDSVMADLGKATYEILDYLYSLGHRKIGFIGGNKLECIDYRDIYLDKRDMKYKEFMESKNIYNNKYIYETERFTFKAGYNLMKEALKSKNNITAFFIGNDTMAVGAYKAISEEGLSIPEDISIIGFNDQPSAKYMIPALTTIRIPSEYLGKAAVDLLLENLNGIREYNKKVIIPTEFKIRESCKRI, encoded by the coding sequence TTGGCCACTATAAAGGAAATAGCTTCTATAGCAGAAGTTTCTATAGCAACAGTTTCTAGAGTTTTAAATTTTGATGAAACATTAAATGTAAGTGATGCAACAAGGGAAAAAATATTAAAAATAGCAGATGAACTTGATTATGTTTCAGCAAAAACAAAAAAAGCTAAGAATAAGAAAAGTAAGGATATAGGAATTATTTATTGGTATAACTATGAGGAAGAATTAGGAGATCCATATTACTTATCAATAAGGTTAGCTGCTGAAAAAAAATGTAATGAAAATAATTTTAATTTGGTGAAGCTAAGTGAGGATAGCAGTATTGAGGATGTTAAGAATGTTAGTGGAATAATTGCTATTGGAAAGTTCTCTTCAAGTATCATAGATAAATTAGCAAGTGCCAATGATAATATAGTATTTGTAGATTTTTCACCTGATGAAAATAAATTTGATTCAGTAATGGCGGATTTAGGAAAAGCAACTTATGAAATCTTAGATTATTTGTATAGTTTAGGCCATAGAAAGATTGGTTTCATTGGTGGGAATAAATTAGAATGCATAGATTATAGAGATATATATTTGGATAAAAGGGATATGAAATATAAAGAATTTATGGAAAGTAAGAATATCTATAATAATAAATACATATATGAGACGGAGAGATTCACTTTTAAAGCTGGATATAATCTTATGAAGGAAGCATTAAAATCTAAAAATAACATAACAGCTTTTTTTATTGGAAATGATACAATGGCAGTCGGGGCTTACAAAGCAATTTCAGAGGAAGGATTATCAATACCAGAGGATATAAGCATAATTGGATTTAATGATCAGCCTAGTGCAAAGTATATGATACCAGCTCTAACTACAATAAGAATACCAAGTGAGTATTTAGGAAAAGCAGCTGTTGACTTGCTGCTTGAAAATTTGAATGGAATTAGGGAATATAATAAAAAAGTAATAATACCAACTGAATTTAAAATTAGAGAGAGTTGTAAGAGAATATAG
- a CDS encoding ABC transporter substrate-binding protein, with protein sequence MKLKKIMAAVVTGMMAFSLIACGSSSGGSNASSSSKGKDDKTITIWAWDDTFNIKAANMAKEKYLKDHPDVTINVVSMAQDDVVQKLNTGLSSGTYDGLPNVVLIEDYKIQNYLQSYPGEIKDLSGKIDKSKFMDYKLKSMQQGDKTYGVPFDSGVTALFYRTDLIEQAGYKKEDMQNLTWEKYIEIGKAVKAKTGKAMITIDPSDLNQLRAMMQSAGSWYVKDDGKTVNIAGNQALKDAINIYKQMVDAGITKQVSGWDAFIAAFQKGDVATVPSGCWVSSSIQASEDQSGKWAVAAIPRMASNPKSVNASNLGGSSWYVLDKVGNSDLAADFLANTFASDDALMNDLVPAIGLVSTLKSASTSENYSKPIKFYGDQQVFKDLSAWAEKVPSVNYGLYTYQLESVMSEGMQAIVNGADIDETLQKTQAQAEAAVSK encoded by the coding sequence ATGAAACTTAAAAAGATTATGGCTGCAGTTGTAACTGGCATGATGGCTTTTAGTTTAATAGCATGTGGTTCATCATCAGGTGGTAGCAATGCTTCATCATCAAGCAAAGGAAAAGATGATAAAACAATTACTATCTGGGCTTGGGATGATACATTCAATATAAAAGCAGCTAATATGGCTAAAGAAAAATATCTAAAGGATCACCCGGATGTAACTATTAACGTAGTAAGTATGGCACAAGATGATGTAGTGCAAAAATTAAATACAGGTCTTTCATCTGGAACATATGATGGGCTTCCTAATGTTGTGTTAATTGAAGACTATAAAATTCAAAATTATTTGCAATCTTATCCAGGCGAGATTAAAGATTTAAGTGGAAAAATAGATAAAAGTAAATTTATGGATTATAAATTAAAATCTATGCAGCAAGGTGATAAGACTTACGGGGTACCATTTGATAGTGGCGTAACAGCGTTATTTTATAGAACAGATTTAATTGAACAAGCTGGATATAAGAAAGAAGATATGCAAAACCTTACTTGGGAAAAATATATAGAAATTGGTAAAGCTGTTAAAGCTAAAACTGGAAAAGCTATGATAACTATAGATCCAAGTGATTTAAATCAACTAAGAGCTATGATGCAATCAGCTGGTTCATGGTATGTTAAAGATGATGGAAAAACAGTAAATATTGCTGGTAATCAAGCTTTAAAAGATGCAATTAATATATACAAGCAAATGGTTGATGCAGGAATTACAAAGCAAGTATCAGGATGGGATGCATTTATAGCAGCATTCCAAAAAGGTGACGTTGCTACTGTGCCAAGTGGATGTTGGGTTTCATCTTCAATACAAGCTTCTGAAGACCAGAGTGGAAAATGGGCAGTAGCAGCTATTCCAAGAATGGCTTCAAATCCAAAATCAGTTAATGCATCTAACCTTGGTGGTAGTAGCTGGTATGTTCTAGATAAGGTTGGAAATTCAGATTTAGCTGCTGACTTTTTAGCAAATACTTTTGCATCAGATGATGCTTTAATGAATGATTTAGTTCCAGCAATTGGTTTAGTAAGTACATTAAAATCAGCAAGTACAAGTGAAAATTATAGTAAGCCAATAAAATTTTATGGAGATCAACAAGTATTTAAAGATTTATCAGCTTGGGCTGAAAAGGTTCCATCTGTAAACTATGGTCTTTACACATATCAATTGGAAAGTGTTATGTCAGAAGGGATGCAGGCTATTGTTAATGGAGCCGATATAGACGAAACTCTTCAGAAAACTCAAGCTCAAGCAGAAGCAGCTGTAAGCAAATAA
- a CDS encoding carbohydrate ABC transporter permease: protein MKRKIGSGINSKENFWGWIYVALGTFLIGLFVFFPMIQSLIMSLQSGKGNNLKFSGFSNYVRMFSDATLIKAVGNTFIFLIVQVPIMIILALIISSVLNDKKLKFSGFFRTAIFLPCVASLVGYSVIIKSIFASDGLVNKLLINIHLISVPIEWITDPFWAKILIIIAITWRWTGYNMIFYLSGLQNIDHSIYEAAEIDGASPFKKFISITVPLLKPIILFTTITSTIGTLQLFDEPMNITKGGPANATTTISKYIYDLCFTYTPDFGYATAVAYLVVIIVVVLAIIQFKIGGDKNDK from the coding sequence ATGAAACGCAAAATTGGATCTGGTATTAACAGCAAAGAAAACTTTTGGGGATGGATTTATGTAGCATTAGGTACATTTTTAATAGGACTATTTGTGTTTTTTCCAATGATACAATCTTTGATAATGTCACTACAATCAGGTAAAGGTAATAATTTAAAATTTAGTGGTTTTAGTAACTATGTGAGAATGTTTTCAGATGCAACTTTGATTAAAGCAGTTGGAAATACATTTATATTTTTAATAGTCCAAGTTCCAATAATGATTATTTTAGCACTTATTATTTCTTCAGTTCTCAATGATAAAAAATTAAAATTTAGTGGCTTTTTTAGAACAGCAATTTTCTTACCTTGTGTAGCATCTTTAGTTGGATATTCAGTTATTATAAAGAGCATATTTGCATCAGATGGTTTAGTAAATAAATTGCTTATCAATATACATTTAATTTCAGTACCAATTGAATGGATTACAGATCCATTTTGGGCTAAGATATTGATTATTATAGCCATAACATGGAGATGGACAGGTTATAATATGATATTTTATTTGTCAGGCTTACAAAATATTGATCATTCGATTTATGAAGCAGCAGAAATTGATGGAGCATCTCCATTTAAAAAATTCATATCTATAACAGTGCCACTATTAAAACCTATAATATTATTTACAACAATTACTTCAACAATTGGTACATTACAGTTATTTGATGAACCTATGAATATCACAAAAGGTGGTCCTGCCAATGCAACAACTACCATTTCTAAATATATATATGACTTATGTTTCACATATACACCAGACTTTGGATATGCAACAGCGGTAGCTTATCTTGTTGTTATTATAGTGGTAGTGTTAGCTATAATCCAATTCAAAATAGGAGGAGATAAGAATGACAAGTAA
- a CDS encoding carbohydrate ABC transporter permease yields MTSKMNRVFKYIFLSIASFVSIFPFFWMVISATNKSVDVTRGKLIPGHSFMENLNNLFKPELGFASSLVNSAEIAIITTILALLVSSIAGYGFEIFRTKARDRLFNILLLSMMVPFSALMIPLFKFFSNLKSSPLGFLGVNTLWAVVLPSVCTAFLIFFFRQNAKSFPKEILEAARIDGLGEAGIFFKIFFPTMRTTYAAAAIITFMSAWNAYLWPLIALQSPEKKTVLLIISKLASSYSPDYGLIMMAIVITTLPTAFVFFVMQKHFVAGMTGSIK; encoded by the coding sequence ATGACAAGTAAAATGAATAGAGTATTTAAATATATATTTTTGAGTATAGCATCTTTTGTTTCTATATTTCCGTTTTTTTGGATGGTTATTAGTGCAACAAATAAATCTGTTGATGTAACAAGAGGAAAACTAATTCCTGGGCATAGCTTTATGGAAAATTTAAATAATCTTTTTAAGCCAGAATTGGGATTTGCTTCTTCATTAGTTAATTCAGCAGAAATTGCGATTATAACTACAATTCTTGCACTCCTTGTTTCATCAATAGCAGGATATGGATTTGAAATATTTAGAACAAAAGCTAGAGATAGACTATTTAACATTTTACTTTTGTCTATGATGGTTCCATTTTCAGCTTTGATGATTCCATTATTCAAATTTTTCTCAAATTTAAAAAGTTCACCATTGGGCTTTCTTGGGGTGAATACATTATGGGCTGTAGTTTTGCCTAGTGTTTGTACTGCATTTTTAATTTTCTTCTTTAGACAAAATGCTAAATCATTTCCTAAAGAAATTTTAGAAGCAGCAAGAATTGATGGTTTGGGCGAAGCTGGAATTTTCTTTAAGATATTTTTCCCAACTATGAGAACAACCTATGCAGCAGCAGCGATTATAACATTTATGAGTGCATGGAATGCTTATTTATGGCCATTGATTGCATTGCAATCACCAGAAAAGAAAACTGTTTTACTTATAATTTCAAAGTTAGCGTCAAGTTACTCCCCAGATTATGGATTAATAATGATGGCTATAGTAATTACGACTTTACCAACTGCATTTGTATTCTTTGTTATGCAAAAACACTTTGTTGCAGGAATGACTGGTTCAATAAAATAA
- a CDS encoding beta-galactosidase: MKKEFPVLSSKINGFLHGGDYNPDQWLNYPEVLKEDVRLMKLANCNCVSINIFGWSSIEPEEGKYTFDWLDKIMNDMEENNIHVILSTPSGARPAWMSEKYPEVLRVNSDRSKNLHGQRHNHCFTSPVYRKRTYEINKILAERYKDHPALIMWHVSNEYGGECHCDLCQDAFREWLKRKYDNNLDKLNEAWWTGFWSHRFNSWSQIESPSEKGEMFVHGHNLDWKRFVTDQTIDFYKNEIAPIREITPNIPVTANFMGNYPRMGLFTGLDYWKFAKEVDVVTWDNYPAWHNDFESTEDLAANVSFVHDIYRSLKGGHPFLIMESTPSLVNWHDTNKLKRPGMHLLSSMQGVAHGADSVLYFQWRKGRGASEKFHGAVVDHCGHENTRVFREVTEVGEVLKKIKEIQGSIKESEVAIIFDVENLWAIDDAQGLKKYRKGYEESCQAAYKVFWENGISVDIINMDCDISDYKLVIAPMLYMIRPNVAERINEFVKTGGTFVTTYFSGMVDENDLCFLGGFPGPLREVTGIWSEEIDSLYDNEVNYIEFKNDKIKELKSQYEVKDYCDLIHVETAEVLGVYKEDFYADMPALTVNNYGDGRAYYISARTGADFNNDFYSKLFKDLNIKSVIEGKLPQGVTAQMRSNKNNKYTFIMNFTEEEKKVDLGEEIYFDMLSGEEISGKIILGKYGLKILKQINCN, translated from the coding sequence GTGAAGAAGGAATTTCCTGTACTTAGTAGTAAAATAAATGGATTTTTGCATGGTGGTGACTATAATCCAGATCAATGGCTAAATTATCCCGAAGTATTAAAAGAAGATGTGAGGCTTATGAAACTTGCAAATTGCAATTGTGTATCAATAAACATATTTGGCTGGAGTTCAATAGAGCCGGAAGAAGGGAAATATACATTTGATTGGTTAGATAAAATTATGAATGATATGGAAGAAAACAATATTCATGTAATTTTATCGACGCCAAGTGGTGCAAGACCTGCATGGATGTCAGAAAAATATCCAGAGGTCTTAAGAGTAAATAGCGATAGAAGTAAAAATCTTCATGGTCAGAGACACAATCATTGCTTTACTTCACCTGTTTATAGAAAAAGAACATATGAAATAAATAAAATTCTTGCTGAGAGATATAAAGATCATCCAGCGCTTATTATGTGGCATGTTTCTAACGAATATGGAGGAGAATGTCACTGTGATCTCTGCCAAGATGCTTTTAGAGAATGGCTTAAAAGAAAGTACGATAATAATTTAGATAAATTAAATGAGGCTTGGTGGACTGGTTTCTGGAGTCATAGATTTAACAGTTGGTCACAAATCGAAAGTCCGTCTGAAAAGGGTGAGATGTTTGTTCATGGACATAATTTAGATTGGAAGCGGTTCGTTACAGATCAGACAATAGATTTTTATAAAAATGAAATTGCCCCCATAAGAGAAATAACACCTAACATACCTGTAACAGCTAATTTCATGGGTAATTATCCACGTATGGGCTTGTTCACAGGTTTAGATTATTGGAAGTTTGCAAAAGAAGTGGATGTAGTTACATGGGATAACTATCCTGCATGGCATAACGATTTTGAAAGTACTGAAGATCTTGCAGCTAATGTTAGTTTTGTGCATGATATATATAGGTCGTTAAAAGGTGGACATCCGTTTTTAATAATGGAAAGTACTCCGAGTCTAGTAAATTGGCATGATACTAATAAATTAAAGCGCCCTGGAATGCATTTATTATCATCAATGCAAGGTGTGGCTCATGGAGCAGATTCTGTTCTGTATTTCCAATGGAGAAAAGGAAGAGGAGCTTCGGAAAAATTCCATGGTGCTGTTGTAGATCACTGTGGCCATGAGAATACAAGAGTATTTAGAGAAGTTACAGAAGTTGGAGAAGTCTTAAAAAAGATTAAAGAAATCCAAGGGTCAATTAAAGAATCAGAAGTGGCCATAATATTTGATGTTGAAAACTTATGGGCTATCGATGATGCACAGGGATTAAAAAAATATAGAAAGGGCTATGAAGAAAGCTGTCAAGCAGCTTATAAAGTATTTTGGGAAAATGGAATTTCAGTAGATATTATTAATATGGATTGTGATATATCAGATTATAAACTTGTAATAGCACCAATGCTATATATGATAAGACCAAATGTTGCAGAAAGAATTAATGAATTTGTAAAGACAGGCGGAACTTTTGTAACTACTTATTTTAGCGGAATGGTGGATGAAAATGATCTTTGCTTCTTAGGAGGATTTCCAGGACCACTTCGAGAAGTAACTGGAATTTGGTCAGAAGAAATAGATTCACTATATGATAATGAAGTGAATTATATAGAATTTAAAAATGATAAAATTAAAGAATTAAAGAGCCAATATGAAGTAAAAGATTACTGTGACTTAATCCATGTAGAAACTGCAGAAGTTCTTGGAGTATATAAAGAAGATTTTTATGCGGATATGCCTGCGTTAACAGTTAATAACTATGGAGATGGAAGAGCATATTATATTTCAGCAAGAACGGGAGCAGATTTTAACAATGATTTTTATTCAAAGCTTTTTAAGGATTTAAATATTAAGAGTGTTATAGAGGGAAAATTGCCACAAGGTGTTACAGCTCAAATGCGTTCCAATAAAAATAATAAGTATACTTTCATTATGAATTTCACTGAAGAAGAAAAAAAGGTGGATTTAGGAGAAGAAATATATTTTGATATGCTTTCTGGAGAAGAAATCAGTGGAAAGATCATATTAGGTAAGTATGGTCTAAAAATACTAAAGCAAATTAATTGTAATTAA
- a CDS encoding ketopantoate reductase family protein — MDNSKICVVGLGGVGGYIGCMFAKHFSNVYFLARGKRLESIKNNGLKLYSNLHGELNVHPKLASDSADEIGIMDYIFICVKNFSLEEVCKQIKPMINENTVIIPLMNGVGVSEKVRKFINDGQVVDSLIYVVSGAEKDFSIHHASSYCKIHIGYGLENNDEVENVLIRIQKILQEAEIICKIEKDIEAAIWRKYILNCAYNVITAYYNATTAEIIKNDEAVKQIKILLKESCAVARKLKINISDDLEEEHFYHLMHNQAGESTSSLKRDIEAGRQNELEVFSGKLIELALKCQVEVPMSQFFYNELKKKS, encoded by the coding sequence ATGGATAATAGTAAAATTTGTGTTGTAGGGTTAGGTGGAGTTGGAGGATATATTGGCTGTATGTTTGCAAAGCATTTTTCTAATGTTTATTTTTTAGCAAGAGGAAAAAGATTAGAATCAATAAAAAATAATGGTTTGAAATTATACAGTAATCTTCATGGAGAATTAAACGTACATCCTAAATTAGCAAGCGATAGCGCTGATGAAATTGGAATAATGGATTATATTTTTATATGTGTTAAAAATTTTTCTTTAGAAGAAGTATGTAAACAAATAAAACCAATGATTAATGAAAATACTGTAATAATTCCATTAATGAATGGAGTTGGAGTATCTGAAAAAGTAAGAAAATTTATAAATGATGGCCAAGTTGTCGATAGTTTAATATATGTAGTTTCTGGGGCAGAAAAAGATTTTTCAATACATCATGCAAGTTCTTATTGTAAGATACATATAGGGTATGGCTTGGAAAACAATGATGAAGTAGAGAATGTATTAATTAGAATTCAAAAAATATTACAAGAAGCTGAAATTATTTGTAAAATAGAAAAAGATATAGAAGCTGCAATTTGGAGAAAATATATATTAAATTGTGCATATAACGTAATAACTGCTTATTATAACGCAACAACAGCAGAAATTATAAAAAATGATGAAGCAGTCAAGCAAATTAAAATATTACTAAAGGAATCTTGTGCCGTAGCTCGTAAATTAAAAATTAATATTTCTGATGATTTAGAAGAAGAGCACTTTTATCACTTAATGCATAACCAAGCTGGAGAATCAACAAGTTCATTAAAAAGAGATATTGAAGCAGGAAGACAAAATGAATTAGAGGTCTTTTCTGGAAAGTTAATTGAATTAGCTTTAAAATGTCAAGTAGAAGTTCCTATGAGTCAATTTTTCTATAATGAATTAAAGAAGAAAAGTTAA
- a CDS encoding sensor histidine kinase: MLKLSKSIHSTSLFFRVASVVLISVILVSISIGIITIKISKDILADTFSKSNYKVLTQISNELSTFNDNTINIMNAIDYIPDFQRYLSEKELTPQQNYRTLYNMFTGFHKMIPDKDLYDITVLAVGVNGNTYVASDYDHLILDTNEVLNSSFTKKALDNKNTVLYQYLDHGFTKLTKNSSTIVAIKVLCDKLTREPYGFVYVLISEHTFHKYYDYFVGNGNSISIISSDGTIVSSSLSSKIGTKNLDLYNISSVILNNNLKYVNTKLDSSDVAILSKHLPTYNFNIVGTIDKNIVLSEIYDSSEIIAVSILIASIFIAITFFVIRRTTKPISALVKVMPKIIHGDFNNHIPVVGSYEVRELSTNFNYMLDGLNNYVHAQIKMQKEKRKAEIHALQMQINPHFIYNTLASIKWLMWQGSTEKSIQTIDAFISLLRNTISNKNEMITIQEEIENLNNYVLINHIRYGDNINVNFFVIPNCENYVIPKLILQPFIENAFFHGFNERNNGSIHVFVNEQNQNLICEIIDNGVGMTDEEVQKILRESSKKHEHFTSIGIQNVNDRIKLLYGDDYGISISSELGKGTTVRVTIPAQKEFVEN, encoded by the coding sequence ATGCTAAAATTATCAAAATCAATACATTCTACGAGCCTGTTTTTTAGAGTTGCTTCAGTTGTTCTTATAAGCGTTATTTTAGTATCTATTTCAATAGGAATTATTACAATTAAAATTTCAAAGGATATACTTGCTGATACTTTCAGCAAATCAAATTATAAAGTTTTAACACAAATTAGCAATGAACTCAGTACATTTAATGATAATACAATTAACATTATGAATGCGATTGATTATATCCCTGATTTTCAGCGATACTTATCAGAAAAGGAGCTTACTCCACAGCAAAATTATCGAACTTTATACAATATGTTTACAGGCTTCCATAAAATGATCCCTGATAAAGATCTTTATGATATTACTGTACTAGCTGTAGGCGTTAATGGGAATACCTATGTAGCAAGCGATTATGACCATCTTATCCTTGATACTAATGAAGTTTTAAATAGCAGCTTTACTAAAAAAGCATTAGATAATAAGAATACTGTTCTATATCAATACTTAGATCATGGTTTTACAAAACTCACAAAAAACTCTAGTACAATTGTAGCTATAAAGGTTCTGTGTGATAAACTTACAAGAGAACCCTATGGATTTGTATATGTACTTATTAGTGAGCATACATTCCATAAATATTATGATTATTTTGTAGGTAATGGTAATAGTATTTCTATCATATCAAGTGATGGTACTATTGTTTCTTCTAGCCTTTCTTCAAAAATAGGAACGAAAAATTTAGATTTATATAATATATCAAGTGTCATTTTAAATAATAACCTCAAATACGTTAACACTAAATTAGATTCTTCTGATGTAGCAATATTATCAAAACATTTACCAACTTATAATTTTAATATAGTTGGCACGATTGATAAAAATATAGTATTAAGTGAAATATATGATTCTTCTGAAATTATAGCAGTAAGTATCTTAATTGCATCAATATTCATTGCTATTACTTTCTTCGTAATACGAAGAACCACAAAACCAATTTCAGCTCTTGTTAAAGTTATGCCTAAAATAATTCATGGTGATTTCAATAATCATATTCCCGTTGTCGGAAGCTATGAAGTTCGCGAACTATCAACTAACTTTAACTATATGTTAGATGGATTAAATAATTATGTCCATGCCCAAATAAAAATGCAGAAAGAAAAGAGAAAAGCCGAAATACATGCTTTACAGATGCAAATTAATCCACACTTTATTTACAATACTTTAGCTTCAATCAAATGGCTTATGTGGCAAGGAAGCACAGAAAAATCTATACAAACTATAGATGCATTTATATCACTTCTTAGAAATACTATTAGTAATAAAAATGAAATGATAACAATACAAGAAGAAATCGAAAATTTAAATAATTATGTTTTAATTAATCATATACGATATGGAGATAATATTAATGTAAATTTTTTCGTAATTCCAAATTGCGAAAACTATGTAATTCCAAAATTAATTTTACAACCTTTCATTGAAAATGCATTTTTTCATGGCTTTAATGAAAGAAATAATGGATCTATACATGTGTTTGTAAATGAACAAAATCAGAATCTAATTTGTGAAATCATAGATAATGGCGTCGGAATGACAGATGAAGAAGTACAAAAGATTCTTAGAGAATCTTCTAAAAAACACGAACATTTTACAAGTATTGGAATTCAAAATGTTAATGATAGAATTAAACTTCTATATGGCGATGATTATGGTATTTCAATTAGCAGCGAATTAGGTAAAGGGACTACTGTAAGAGTAACAATTCCTGCTCAAAAGGAATTTGTAGAGAATTAA